One stretch of Oceanimonas pelagia DNA includes these proteins:
- a CDS encoding 4a-hydroxytetrahydrobiopterin dehydratase, giving the protein MSQLAQQQCEACRADAPRVSDAELAELMTQIPDWTPQVRDGVLQLEREFRFKNFRLAWAFADKVAELAESEFHHPAILLEWGKVTVTWWTHAIGGLHRNDFIMAARTDQLLDE; this is encoded by the coding sequence ATGAGCCAACTGGCCCAACAACAATGCGAGGCCTGCCGGGCCGATGCCCCCCGAGTCAGCGATGCCGAGCTGGCCGAGCTGATGACCCAGATCCCCGACTGGACCCCTCAGGTCCGGGACGGCGTGCTGCAGCTGGAGCGGGAATTCAGGTTCAAGAACTTCAGGCTGGCCTGGGCCTTTGCCGACAAGGTTGCAGAACTGGCCGAAAGCGAGTTTCACCACCCGGCCATTTTGCTGGAATGGGGCAAGGTCACCGTCACCTGGTGGACCCACGCCATCGGTGGCCTGCACCGCAACGACTTTATTATGGCGGCGCGCACGGACCAGTTGCTGGACGAATGA
- the phhA gene encoding phenylalanine 4-monooxygenase, producing MTASPYVARPPGPDGTIHYTEEEHAIWHTLITRQLGCVQHRACHEYLTGLARLNLPHDRIPQLDDINRVLQPVTGWRVARVPALISFDRFFALLAGRQFPVATFIRRREDLDYLQEPDIFHELFGHCAMLTHPAFARFTHTYGQLGRDATPRERGFLARLYWFTVEFGLLNTPEGRRIYGGGILSSPGETQYAFESDKPEFRPFNLLDVLRTPYRIDIMQPIYYVLDSLDDLFAIADMDIMAEVRRAQRLGLFAPTFPPKQTAV from the coding sequence ATGACCGCCTCTCCCTATGTGGCCCGCCCCCCCGGGCCCGATGGCACCATTCACTACACCGAGGAAGAACACGCCATCTGGCACACACTCATTACCCGCCAGCTCGGCTGCGTGCAGCACCGCGCCTGTCACGAATACCTGACAGGGCTGGCGCGGCTGAACCTGCCCCATGACCGTATTCCTCAACTCGACGACATCAACCGGGTCTTGCAGCCCGTCACCGGCTGGCGCGTGGCCCGGGTGCCGGCACTGATCTCCTTTGATCGCTTCTTCGCGCTGCTGGCCGGCCGGCAGTTTCCGGTGGCCACCTTTATTCGCCGGCGGGAAGATCTCGACTACCTGCAGGAGCCGGACATCTTTCACGAACTGTTCGGTCACTGCGCCATGCTCACCCACCCGGCCTTTGCCCGCTTTACCCACACCTATGGGCAACTCGGCCGCGACGCCACCCCCAGAGAACGCGGTTTTCTGGCCCGGCTGTACTGGTTTACCGTGGAGTTCGGCCTGCTTAACACGCCGGAAGGGCGGCGCATTTACGGCGGCGGCATACTGTCGTCGCCGGGTGAAACCCAATACGCCTTTGAATCGGATAAGCCCGAATTTCGCCCCTTTAACCTGCTGGATGTGCTGCGCACGCCCTATCGTATCGATATCATGCAGCCCATCTATTATGTGCTGGACAGCCTGGACGATCTGTTTGCCATCGCCGACATGGACATTATGGCCGAGGTGCGCCGGGCCCAGCGGCTTGGGCTGTTCGCCCCCACCTTTCCACCCAAACAAACCGCCGTTTAA